In one Uranotaenia lowii strain MFRU-FL unplaced genomic scaffold, ASM2978415v1 HiC_scaffold_13, whole genome shotgun sequence genomic region, the following are encoded:
- the LOC129759247 gene encoding 26S proteasome non-ATPase regulatory subunit 14: MDRLLRLGGAMPGLTQAPPPTDAPVVDTAEQVYISSLALLKMLKHGRAGVPMEVMGLMLGEFVDDYTVQVIDVFAMPQTGTGVSVEAVDPVFQAKMLDMLKQTGRPEMVVGWYHSHPGFGCWLSGVDINTQQSFEALSERAVAVVVDPIQSVKGKVVIDAFRLINPNMLVLGQEPRQTTSNLGHLQKPSVQALIHGLNRHYYSISINYRKNELEQKMLLNLHKKSWMDGLTLANYQEHCSINESTISEMLELAKNYNKALEDEEKMTPEQLAIKNVGKQDPKRHLEEKVDTLMSNNIVQCLGAMLDTIVFK; encoded by the exons ATGGATCGTTTGCTTCGACTTGGTGGCGCTATGCCCGGATTAACACAGGCTCCTCCCCCGACGGATGCGCCCGTTGTGGACACAGCAGAGCAGGTTTACATCTCTTCGCTGGCTCTGCTGAAGATGTTGAAGCATGGTCGCGCAGGAGTTCCGATGGAAGTCATGGGGCTGATGTTGG GTGAATTCGTCGACGACTACACTGTCCAGGTGATCGATGTTTTCGCGATGCCACAGACCGGAACGGGGGTGTCGGTCGAAGCCGTCGATCCGGTGTTCCAGGCAAAGATGTTGGACATGCTGAAACAGACGGGCCGCCCGGAAATGGTCGTCGGTTGGTACCATTCCCATCCGGGTTTCGGTTGCTGGCTTTCCGGTGTAGACATCAACACCCAACAGTCGTTCGAAGCCCTATCGGAACGGGCCGTGGCCGTCGTCGTCGATCCGATCCAATCGGTTAAGGGTAAGGTCGTGATCGACGCTTTCCGGTTGATCAACCCGAACATGCTGGTGCTGGGCCAGGAACCCAGACAAACGACCTCCAACTTGGGTCACCTGCAGAAGCCGTCCGTTCAGGCTCTGATCCACGGACTGAACCGTCACTACTACTCGATTAGCATCAACTATCGGAAGAACGAGCTGGAGCAGAAAATGTTGCTCAACCTTCACAAAAAATCCTGGATGGATGGGCTCACGTTGGCCAACTACCAGGAACACTGCAGTATAAATGAAAGCACCATCAGCGAGATGCTGGAGTTGGCAAAGAACTACaataag gcCTTGGAAGACGAGGAAAAGATGACGCCGGAGCAGCTGGCCATAAAAAATGTGGGCAAGCAGGACCCGAAGCGGCATCTGGAGGAAAAAGTAGATACACTTATGTCCAACAACATTGTGCAGTGTCTGGGTGCGATGTTGGATACCATTGTGTTTAAGTAA